One stretch of Meleagris gallopavo isolate NT-WF06-2002-E0010 breed Aviagen turkey brand Nicholas breeding stock unplaced genomic scaffold, Turkey_5.1 ChrUn_random_7180001951027, whole genome shotgun sequence DNA includes these proteins:
- the PFDN5 gene encoding prefoldin subunit 5: MAVLPPSGLRLSPIGAESAVNVAELSLPQLEVLKNQLDQEVEFLSSSITQLKVVQTKYVEAKDCLNVLNKSNEGKDLLVPLTSSMYVPGKLSDVERVLVDVGTGYYVEKTADDAREFFKRKIDFLTKQMEKIQPALQEKHAMKQAVVEMMSQKIQQLTALGAAQGATTKA, translated from the exons ATGGCTGTGctgcctccttctgggctgcgGCTTTCCCCCATTGGGGCAGAATCA GCCGTGAATGTGGCGGAGCTGTCGTTGCCGcagctggaggtgctcaagaaccaGCTGGACCAG GAGGTGGAATTCCTCTCGTCCTCCATCACCCAGCTCAAGGTGGTGCAGACCAAGTATGTGGAAGCCAAGGACTGCCTCAATGTGCTCAACAAAAGCAACGAAG ggaaggacCTGCTGGTGCCTCTCACCAGCTCT ATGTACGTCCCTGGGAAGCTCTCGGATGTCGAACGCGTGCTGGTCGATGTCGGAACCGGCTACTACGTGGAGAAG ACTGCGGATGACGCCCGAGAGTTTTTCAAGCGGAAGATCGACTTCCTGACCAAGCAGATGGAGAAGATCCAGCCCGCGCTGCAGGAGAAGCACGCCATGAAGCAGG ctgtgGTGGAGATGATGAGCCAGAAGATCCAGCAGCTGACAGCCCTGGGGGCGGCGCAGGGGGCCACCACCAAGGCGTGA
- the ESPL1 gene encoding separin, whose amino-acid sequence MGEMGAQVGRAAHSGASVPPFQPTSPHLCTPSAAMKRLKGADFVSRTASPEGTEELLTELSQCLSSSTAVPGSVQSTVCDRILRACVQRLAEPSCSLEHTNKVLALAQAACRGFVTASTTPPAPLYLEKILFHLLKNAAAQGHRDARGRAAELLHAQLCAHRQRRAPSADFGAVAHSSFCTLWSAAGTLGDRLQALRFLLLLEDEEGAVLPLEPPFFTSQTARQALAAAALSKAHHAPSSACFGRELRGVLTSLREDAARPPALPQALCFLELALEQCRQLCKCGCYGEAEAALRDAPLGGAAKASGRFLRVLAEGCQFVTAALGERARSSQQQPLPREDVLQLCAFVQGHRRVLSLLLDVVPPDGVKQRLVLKQLLYHSLQLFTTMACDTFRASQVAGWSGQEQLTSGCQDTVMQLLEALEGLPQGEQVKYLDITASCAFKLAYIFYSQNLHKEASSISELFCKRLKKIDAFGFPEIPPEKLHRCFRLQVESYRKLGRLESALASCVQWLTSLQGRIRELLAEPIGLWARVKTDSVKQGAEGLQLRTLKEELSAHHLDTDTLVAVLFAELKAYKSIRADTGQERYNVLCDLLEICSEDSGRLHERAAGLVELAQVLCYHNYAQQTDCSALDSVHEALRLLDSVPRSAENQEQLLDDRAQALLWLYICTLESKLEEGIAREQRVKALGQKNLEDFEPNDLNYESGLQEDAFLNSGISFNLVTELAQSKSLDDALALWKQLLASQGVPAVRSLEQTVASLRVTAALYRLMDEPLQALESYLLVRGLCRALGDDLGTASALCQVTKLLLQLECPSYAQLFLEEAETCLQRADRDSDSYLLLQQTCLVLRSQLYCASHRIKDGTALLLEVLQNPALQKTAKVWYMLQAQVLQLTATYLSLSPAHLSPEFRQHIFAQGWKTPETALSEAHKLLRSIILLLMGSNVLGSHKSTADIQFMDYGDNVLQKWQVLADVLSCSERLVVLLSRVEVMCKAKAFCLEAVKLAVKLQAIRWCVSFLVLKAQLELQQSELELSHWNLQQALFLLESGTEFEADEKQRGPLKILPRKGKPESRRQRDEGSELPGEDEGFLKGPALEFVAMVSGLEKADDLSSSPQLKPKRKRRLAFLAHPAACPCCLCSDLTLSSLCLRWLLCCARGELAAGSAAEGLGLIQATLQRCGTVGPRFAVLLRDKLGNGHQAPALKLLDDLVATGYATLALHSLAGPWPEEKLEEHLKAGLSFLASCSAHLPSLGVSRASLLLAKATAAVCRLAAGHGGSVDAVFASAWAWQPALPSPTEPKAAVAAPRMDKIQLKRLKNKAATAASPVLKPKAKKTQRAKPPSVADSNDAFLVSDSDAELPAAVGQTVTTSCTPRPNARPRSKARARGSAASPARKPRGKKSQKAKHTDTDDVFALGDSDSEVPPIVIRPAAAPCTPCQKSSRPPAKTCSRGAAMPLRPRAPFTVFSEASPPLSKSQLLKAPKARGKTRSRLAVTFSDDSDIEGLKSVLSPVASKAPVPSCKTPQSVCCSQRALLPRSVEVGGSQLSSSVGRGCGSSTRSRRGRRVGGTEKKERAARRAPSWKGDEERELLRAIEEEEKVEEQLDISLELLRASEDGAEDRIQCRQEGADTEPKVLRQEVGGEVLAQQRLGRTEPLCLSALHKVLPTVDDTSLLDTACGFLKSAFGCISHCPPGTLYSQLCQLLALATGDQDPITTAYLLAESVSVTTRHQLLSIVHRKLHKEKKSAADVAEQLQGLTLQDKDTASHHHHHLTELQDLFSFSPTGLGPQERSSFSEQLQQIPAGMTVCVLTLVSIQPTSVGDTLLLTRLERGSAPVTLRIPTALSKTPLSSVLSDFDSIQKEQKDASSYTDKREWWLCRFKLDQRMKSLIETLETQVLGCWKAALLPAAQDPLLAEEAARLCAQLQQCGWWGKDPTLLKVVLNAAALLSPADVRALAVGLCPAQPSRAQLLLQEALDKQKNGTGEPGGSVILVLDKHLQKLPWESMACLRDLPVTRLPSLRFLLSYALTQRQANSVLCRGIDPSRTFYILNPQNNLSSTEERFRSWFESEPGWRGVTGSVPSQEQMQAALLEHDLYIYAGHGAGARLMDGQTIAQLQCRAVALLFGCSSAALAVRGSLEGAGIVLKYIMAGCPLVLGNLWDVTDRDIDRYAEALLRAWLGAPGPGVPLLRYVAEARRAPRLQHLIGAAPVAYGLPVALR is encoded by the exons ATGGGGGAAATGGGAGCTCAGGTTGGGCGGGCTGCACACAGTGGGGCATCTGTGCCCCCCTTCCAGCCCACCTCACCCCACCTCTGCACCCCCAGCGCTGCCATGAAGCGCCTCAAAGGCGCCGACTTTGTGTCCCGCACCGCCAGCCCGGAGGGCACAGAGGAGCTGCTCACAGAGCTGTCG CAATgcctctccagcagcacagctgtgccgGGCAGCGTGCAGAGCACGGTGTGCGACCGCATCCTGCGGGCCTGCGTGCAGCGCCTGGCGgagcccagctgcagcctcgAGCACACCAACAAAGTGCTGGCCTTGGCCCAGGCGGCCTGCAGGGGCTTCGTCACCGCCTCCACCACCCCGCCGGCCCCTCTCTACCTGGAGAAGATCCTCTTCCACCTGCTGAAGAACGCGGCTGCCCAGGGCCATCGCGATGCCCGCGGGCGGGCGGCGGAGCTCCTCCACGCTCAGCTCTGCGCTCACCGGCAGCGCCGTGCACCGTCTGCCGACTTCGGTGCCGTCGCCCACAGCAGCTTCTGCACGCTGTGGAGCGCGGCGGGGACGCTGGGGGACCGCCTGCAGGCCCTGcgcttcctgctgctgctggaggatgaggagggggcCGTGCTGCCCCTGGAGCCGCCCTTCTTCACCTCGCAGACCGCCCGGCAGGCGCTGGCGGCTGCCGCTCTCTCCAAAGCCCACCACGCTCCATCCTCGGCTTGCTTTGGCCGGGAGCTGCGGGGCGTCCTGACCTCCCTGCGCGAGGATGCGGCGCGGCCGCCCGCTCTGCCCCAGGCCCTTTGCTTCTTGGAGCTGGCGCTGGAGCAGTGCCGGCAGCTCTGCAAGTGCGGCTGCTACGGGGAGGCGGAGGCGGCGCTGAGGGACGCGC CGCTGGGTGGTGCGGCGAAGGCCTCGGGGCGCTTCCTCAGGGTACTGGCCGAGGGCTGCCAGTTCGTCACCGCGGCCCTCGGTGAGCGTGccaggagcagccagcagcagccgcTGCCTCGGGAGGACGTGCTGCAGCTCTGCGCCTTTGTGCAGGGCCACCGCCGTgtcctcagcctgctgctggacGTG GTTCCTCCTGACGGCGTGAAGCAGCGGCTCGTGCTGAAGCAGCTGCTGTACCACAGCCTCCAGCTCTTCACCACCATGGCCTGTGACACCTTCCGCGCCTCCCAG GTGGCCGGGTGGtcagggcaggagcagctgacATCGGGCTGCCAGGACACCGTGatgcagctgctggaagctcTGGAGGGACTTCCCCAGGGGGAGCAAGTCAAGTACCTCGACATTACCG CATCGTGCGCGTTTAAGCTGGCATACATCTTCTACAGCCAGAACCTTCACAAGGAAGCCAGCTCCATCTCTGAGCTCTTCTGCAAGAGGCTGAAGAAAATAGATGCCTTTGGATTTCCAGAGATACCCCCCGAAAAA ctgcacagatgCTTCAGGCTGCAGGTGGAAAGCTACCGAAAGCTGGGCCGGCTGGAGAGTGCGCTGGCATCCTGCGTGCAGTGGCTGACGTCGCTGCAGGGCCGCATCAGGGAGCTGCTGGCGGAGCCCATCGGCCTCTGGGCCCGAGTGAAAACAGACAGCGTGAAGCAGGGAGCGGAGGGTTTGCAGCTGAG AACCCTGAAGGAAGAACTGTCTGCTCACCACCTGGACACGGACACCTTGGTGGCCGTGCTCTTCGCCGAGCTGAAGGCTTACAAGAGCATCCGTGCTGACACGGGGCAGGAACGCTACAACGTGCTGTGCGACCTGTTGGAGATCTGCTCAGAGGACAGCGGCCGCCTGCACGAGCGCGCTGCCGGTTTGGTGGAGCTGGCCCAGGTCTTGTGCTACCACAACTACGCCCAGCAAACCGACTG ctctgccttggACTCTGTCCACGAAGCACTGCGGCTGTTGGACTCGGTGCCCAGGAGTGCTGAGAACCAGGAGCAGCTCCTCGATGACCGGGCGCAGGCTCTGCTTTGGCTCTACATCTGCACACTGGAGTCCAAACTCGAGGAG GGCATAGCGAGGGAGCAGAGAGTCAAAGCTCTGGGACAGAAGAACCTGGAAGACTTTGAACCCAATGACCTCAACTACGAAAGCGGGCTGCAGGAGGACGCGTTCCTGAACAGTGGCATCTCCTTCAACCTGGTGACAGAGTTGG CTCAGTCCAAGAGCCTGGATGATGCCTTGGCCCTATGGAAGCAGCTGTTGGCATCTCAGGGTGTCCCAGCTGTGCGCAGCCTGGAGCAGACCGTTGCCTCTCTTCGTGTTACAGCAGCTCTCTACAGGCTGATGGACGAG CCCCTGCAAGCCCTGGAGAGCTACCTGCTGGTGCGAGGCCTGTGCCGTGCACTTGGGGATGATTTGGGCACAGCCAGCGCTCTCTGCCAGGTCACCAAACTGCTTCTCCAGCTGGAGTGCCCCAGCTATGCCCAG CTCTTCCTGGAAGAAGCAGAGACCTGCTTGCAGAGAGCTgacagggacagtgactcctacctgctgctgcagcagaccTGCCTCGTGCTCCGCAGCCAGCTGTACTGCGCCAGCCACCGC ATCAAAGATGGCACTGCCCTCTtgctggaggtgctccagaaccCAGCTCTGCAAAAGACTGCCAAGGTCTGGTACATGCTCCAAGCACAAGTCCTGCAGCTGACTGCCACCTACCTGAGCCTGTCGCCCGCCCACCTCTCGCCAGAGTTCAGGCAGCACATCTTTGCACAGG GATGGAAGACGCCCGAGACAGCTCTGAGCGAAGCCCACAAGTTGTTACGCAGCATCATCCTCCTCCTGATGGGCAGCAACGTGCTGGGCTCCCACAAGTCAACGGCAGACATCCAGTTCATGGATTATG GGGACAACGTACTGCAGAAGTGGCAAGTGTTGGCCGACGTGCTGAGCTGCTCAGAGCGCCTGGTGGTCCTCCTCAGCAGGGTGGAGGTGATGTGCAAAGCCAAAGCCTTCTGCTTGGAGGCCGTCAAGCTGGCTGTGAAACTGCAGGCAATCCGATG GTGTGTTTCTTTCCTGGTGCTGAAGgctcagctggagctgcagcagagcgAGCTGGAGCTGAGCCACTGGAACCTGCAGCAGGCTCTGTTCCTCCTGGAGTCTGGCACCG AGTTCGAGGCTGACGAGAAGCAGCGAGGCCCCCTGAAGATCTTGCCCAGGAAGGGCAAACCAGAGAGCAGGAGGCAGCGGGATGAAGGCTCCGAGCTCCCTGGGGAAGATGAGGGCTTTCTGAAGGGCCCTGCGCTGGAGTTCGTGGCCATGGTGAGCGGCCTGGAGAAAGCAGACGACCTCAGCTCCTCGCCGCAGCTGAAACccaagaggaagaggaggcttgCCTTCCTCGCCCACCCCGCTGCCTGcccctgctgcctctgctccgACCTGACCCTGTCGTCCCTCTGCCTCCgctggctgctctgctgtgcgCGGGGGGAGCTGGCGGCCGGCAGCGCAGCCGAAGGGCTGGGGCTGATCCAGGCCACCCTGCAGCGCTGCGGCACCGTGGGCCCTCGCTTCGCCGTCCTGCTGCGGGACAAGCTGGGCAACGGTCACCAGGCACCCGCGCTGAAGCTGTTGGATGATTTGGTGGCCACCGGCTACGCCACGCTGGCCCTTCACAGCCTGGCTGGTCCCTGGCCCGAGGAGAAGCTGGAGGAGCACCTGAAAGCCGGTCTGTCCTTCCTGGCATCCTGCAGCGCCCACCTGCCCAGCCTGGGGGTCTCTAGGGCCAGCCTGCTGCTCGCCAAAGCCACGGCTGCTGTTTGCCGCTTGGCTGCCGGGCACGGAGGCTCTGTGGATGCCGTCTTCGCCTCCGCTTGGGCTTGGCAGCCAGCCCTGCCGAGTCCCACCGAGCCCAAAGCAGCGGTGGCTGCGCCCAGGATGGACAAAATTCAACTAAAGAGGCTTAAAAACAAAGCGGCAACCGCAGCATCCCCCGTGCTCAAACCCAAAGCCAAGAAGACCCAGAGAGCGAAGCCCCCCTCGGTGGCAGATTCCAACGACGCCTTTCTCGTGAGCGATTCTGACGCAGAGCTGCCCGCTGCTGTTGGTCAGACCGTGACAACGTCCTGCACCCCGCGCCCCAACGCCCGGCCCCGCAGCAAAGCTCGTGCACGGGGCTCTGCGGCATCCCCTGCACGTAAACCCAGAGGGAAGAAGAGCCAGAAAGCCAAGCACACGGACACCGACGACGTCTTCGCTTTGGGTGACTCGGACAGCGAGGTGCCTCCCATTGTGATCCGACCCGCAGCGGCGCCCTGCACCCCGTGCCAGAAGTCGTCCCGTCCTCCAGCCAAGACGTGCAGCCGGGGGGCTGCGATGCCCCTACGCCCCAGGGCTCCCTTCACTGTGTTCAGCGAGGCCTCGCCGCCGCTCAGCAAGTCACAGCTCCTGAAAGCACCCAAAGCCCGTGGGAAAACCAGGTCCCGGCTGGCG GTGACGTTCAGCGACGACAGTGACATTGAGGGTCTCAAATCAGTGCTGAGCCCCGTCGCCAGCAAAGCACCCGTTCCCAGCTGCAAGACGCCGCAGTCGGTGTGCTGCTCGCAGAGAGCTCTGCTCCCCCGGTCCGTGGAGGTGGGGGGCTCCCAGCTGAGCTCCTCCGTGGGCAGAGGCTGTGGGAGCAGCACTCGGTCCCGACGGGGACGCAGAGTTGGGGgcacagagaaaaaggagcGGGCGGCACGCAGGGCTCCGAGCTGGAAAGGGGACGAGGAACGGGAGCTGCTGAGAGCCattgaagaggaggaaaaggtgGAGGAACAGCTTGACATCAGCTTGGAGCTACTCCGAGCCTCTGAGGATGGAGCTGAGG ACAGAATCCAATGCAGGCAGGAGGGCGCAGACACGGAGCCCAAGGTGCTGCGGCAGGAGGTCGGTGGGGAGGTCCTGGCACAGCAGAGGCTGGGCAGAACGGAGCCCCTGTGCCTCAGCGCCCTGCACAAAGTGCTGCCAACTGTGGATG ACACCTCCTTGCTGGACACAGCCTGCGGGTTCCTGAAATCTGCCTTCGGCTGCATCAGCCACTGCCCACCCGGCACGCTGTACAGCCAGCTGtgccagctcctggctctggcCACGGGTGATCAGGACCCCATCACCACTGCCTACCTGCTGGCCGAGTCTGTCTCGGTCACCACACGCCATCAGCTGCTCAGCATCGTCCACAGGAAGCTTCA TAAGGAGAAGAAATCAGCAGCAGAtgtggctgagcagctccaAGGGCTGACCCTGCAGGACAAGGACACTGCttcacaccaccaccaccacctcactgAGCTCCAGGACCTCTTCAGCTTCAGCCCCACAGGTCTGGGGCCCCAAGAGCGCAGCAGCTTcagtgagcagctgcagcagatcCCAGCTG GGATGACTGTGTGTGTGCTGACTCTGGTGAGCATCCAGCCCACCTCCGTGGGGGACACGCTGCTGCTGACACGGCTGGAGAGGGGCAGCGCTCCCGTCACTCTCCGCATCCCAACTGCACTCAGCAAG ACCCCACTGAGCTCAGTGCTGAGCGACTTCGACTCCATccagaaggagcagaaggatGCCAGCAGCTACACTGACAAGCGGGAATGGTGGCTGTGCCGTTTCAAGCTGGACCAGAGGATGAAG AGCCTCATTGAGACGCTGGAAACGCAGGTGTTGGGCTGCTGGAAGGCAgcgctgctccctgcagcccaggatccccTGCTGGCTGAGGAAGCTGCCCGTTTAtgtgctcagctgcagcagtgtggctgGTGGGGCAAAGATCCGACCCTGCTTAAG GTGGTGCTGAACGCCGCTGCCCTCCTCAGCCCTGCTGATGTGCGAGCCCTGGCCGTGGGGTTGTGCCCAGCTcagcccagcagagcccagctcctCTTGCAGGAGGCTCTGGACAAGCAGAAAAACGGCACAGGGGAGCCTGGAGGTTCCGTCATCCTGGTACTGGATAAG cacctgcagaagCTGCCCTGGGAGAGCATGGCGTGCCTCAGGGACCTGCCTGTCACCCGGCTCCCATCCCTGCGCTTCCTCCTCAGCTACGCCCTGACACAGAGG CAGGCAAACTCCGTGCTGTGCCGCGGCATCGACCCCAGCAGGACCTTCTACATCCTCAACCCTCAGAACAACCTCTCGAGCACTGAGGAGCGTTTCCGCAGCTGGTTCGAGAG TGAACCAGGCTGGAGAGGGGTGACAGGATCAGTCCCCAGCCAGGAGCAGATGCAGGCAGCGCTGCTGGAGCACGACCTGTACAT CTACGCAGGACACGGAGCAGGTGCCCGCTTGATGGACGGGCAGACCATCGCCCAGCTGCAGTGCCGTGCTGTCGCTCTGCTCTTCGGCTGCAGCAGCGCTGCGCTCGCCGTGCGTGGCAGCCTGGAGGGTGCAGGCATTGTGCTGAAGTACATCATGGCTGGCTG CCCCCTCGTTTTGGGCAACCTGTGGGACGTCACCGACCGCGACATCGACCGCTACGCCGAGGCCTTGCTGCGGGCCTGGCTGGGGGCTCCTGGCCCCGGGGTCCCCCTCCTCCGCTACGTGGCCGAGGCCCGGCGCGCCCCCCGCCTCCAGCACCTCATCGGCGCTGCCCCTGTGGCCTACGGCCTCCCTGTGGCCCTGCGGTGA